One Miscanthus floridulus cultivar M001 chromosome 11, ASM1932011v1, whole genome shotgun sequence DNA window includes the following coding sequences:
- the LOC136493227 gene encoding 21 kDa protein-like yields MRLPRRRHLVLLARLVVLLVVAASASTDSAAAVSPGMAVDFVRRSCLSTEYPRVCESTLVPCAAGVGRSPRRLARAALVVGADRARNCSAYIHGADSGSGGAMKDCAELARDAEERLRQSAAEMERMGRAGTPRFAWSLSNVQTWASAALTDTSTCLDSLAQHQARGGGKDSDDAVRVKRRVVAVAQATSNALVLVNRLQPAPHRQRLL; encoded by the coding sequence ATGAGgctcccgcgccgccgccaccttgtCCTGCTCGCCCGCCTCGTGGTCCTCCTCGTCGTCGCCGCCTCCGCGTCGACGGATTCCGCCGCGGCGGTGTCCCCGGGCATGGCGGTGGACTTCGTGCGGCGGTCGTGCCTGTCGACGGAGTACCCACGCGTGTGCGAGAGCACGCTGGTGCCCTGCGCGGCGGGCGTGGGGCGCAGCCCGCGGCGGCTGGCGCGGGCGGCGCTGGTGGTGGGCGCCGACCGCGCGCGCAACTGCTCCGCCTACATCCACGGCGCCgacagcggcagcggcggggcGATGAAGGACTGCGCGGAGCTGGCGCGCGACGCGGAGGAGCGGCTGCGGCAGTCCGCGGCGGAGATGGAGCGGATGGGCCGCGCCGGCACGCCGCGCTTCGCCTGGTCCCTCAGCAACGTCCAGACCTGGGCCAGCGCCGCGCTCACAGATACCTCCACCTGCCTCGACTCCCTCGCGCAGCACCAGGCCCGCGGCGGTGGCAAGGACAGCGACGACGCCGTCAGGGTGAAGAGGAGGGTGGTGGCCGTCGCGCAGGCCACCAGCAACGCGCTCGTGCTCGTCAACAGGCTCCAGCCGGCGCCGCACCGGCAGAGGCTCCTGTGA